ATCAATGAAACACTCACCAGATCTGCCAATTCATTCTGAAATGGTGGTTATCAATGCTTCAGCAGTCCATTTTGACTTAGATCAGTCTTCTCTCAGACCAGTTGGTCGGCTAAATCAGCCGCACTTTGCAGAGCTCCTTCAGCCATGCCAAAGCCTGGGCCGGCGATCCAATCTCCACAAAAGCCAACCGAGCTGAGCTCGCACCATTGAAGGGACTTGGGGAGAGGGTAATCCAGAGGCTGAGATGCTCCCCAGCGCATCACCCCCAAGGAACGGGCCAAGGGAAGTGCCTGAGCTAATTCGGGCCAAGGCCTCAATAATTGAGTTAGAGCCTTACGTTGACGTGATTCCTGCTCCAACAACAAACCTGGTTGGCTAGCTGGCGTGATCGGGGATCCGTCGTCTTTACCGTGGGCGACTAAACCCAGCCTTCGATCGCGCTGACGATGGAGAACAATCCGTTCGATGCCAAACCTTTCTTGGGCATCAGATGTCAACCAAATTTGCCTAGGAAGATGGTCGGTACAGCGAGGTAATTCGAGCATCAAATTCCAGCGCACCGATGCATCCATCTCAGATATTTGCGCGAGTGCAGCGTCCAATAAGGGATCGACATACAGCGGAACTGCCGAGCGCAATGGAACATCGGGCCAACCCAACATCGCTAGAGAGCGAGGATGAGCGAGAAGATTGCCTGTGACCACCAAAGAGCGCGCCCGTCGTCGACCTGAGAAACACCACCATCCGTTCTCTCTGCGCAAGCTAGAGATTCGTTCTCCAAACGCCCCTTGGGTTTTAGAACCAGCAGCCCGCAGGAAAGCTTCCGGCACGGACGACATGGTTGGCACACCACGAAAACGCGGACCCTGGAGCAGTGGATGCTGAGGTGGGTCAACAAGACAACCCGTCTCACTCAGCCCAACCACAAGTCCTAGATCGGGCTGAACAATCCCTTGATCCAGAAGAGGATTCCACAGTTCAGCAAGAGAGCCCTGCGGTGGTTGACTGAAGCTGAAACAAGGAGCTCCATGGTCAAGGCGCCAGAGCAGGTCATCACGTCGACGCCTCGTCGCCGCTCGACCACCCGGACCTCGACCAGCCTCTAGTAGCAATATTGAGCCGTCAAAACCGCGTTGGCGAAGCGCGGCAGCAAGACCTGTGCCGCCAAGACCCGCTCCGATCACAGCAAGATCAACGTCTAAGTGCTGAGAATCACCCAATAAGGTCATGCTTGTGAAGCGCAAAGGTGGCAGAACGATGTCAAAGCGAATCTTCAAAAACGCCATGCCCATTAAGTCTGGGCCTTACGGCGATCCACCGCGCACAGCGCGTCGGGACTACTTCGTTGTTTTGTTGCTGTTGCTGTGGCGTATGCGCTACGACCTCTTGCTGTTAGCAGCAATTGGCACTCTAATCTTGACCGAAACAGTGCCTACAAATTGGCAACAAAGCGGCAGCTTAGTTTCAATTATGGGAATCACGGTTTCAATCTTTATAGGCTTTAGAAATACTCAGGCCATTGGCCGCTGGTGGGAAGCACGACAATTATGGGGCAAAATCGTTAACCAAAGCCGCAACTGGACAGACACTCTGGCAAGCCTCCTCCCAGAAGAAGAGTTAATGAGTACACAAGGACGAAATCTAGTGCGTTATCAAGTTGCGATGGTATGGCAGCTTAACTTTCAGTTGAGAAATTTTTACCATCACGATCTCAGATGTTTTCAAGACTACCTCCTGGAAAATCTAGGAATGAAGCCAAGCACCACTCTCAGGCAATTAGGGCAGGCCAGGGCAGTTGCTGTTCGTGAATTATATGAGAATAAAAAAATTAATGCTCGTGGCCGAGAGCAATTAATGAATATTGCAAACGCCACTGTTGATGCAATTGGCGGTCTAGAGAGAATTAGAAACACACCCTTGCCGGCAAGTTACGACGTATTTGTCCGCATGCTCAGCTGGATTTTCGGTTTTCAACTTTTGTTGAACTTCAAGATGGATGGCACATCCTTTGTCGGAAGCATCACAGGGATCTTGCTATTCCTAGGCTTTTTAATGGCAGAGCGTATTGGTGCCTACGTTGAGGGACCATTTGACGAAGATGGAAGCACATTTGCATTGCCTCTCAATGCAATCTGTCTGACAATTAGCCGAGACTTACTTGGAAATGAATCCGATTCATGTCTCCACCACTTTTCCAAAGATCCTGTTCGTTGGACATAGAAGTTAAAATTGAGATCACAAGCCATCATTGTGAAAAGTATCCACGCCAGAGAAAAATGACAGAGACAACAGGTCTTCAAGCAATCAATCCTGCCACTGGAGCAATCATTGCCACATATCCTTTAATGCATCAAGAGGAGATCATACAAGCCATAGAACAGGCGCATTCTGGATTCAAACAATGGAAACATTCTGCTTTTTCCGAAAGGTCAAAAGCCCTCACTCACGCCTCACAAGCCTTAAAAGCCAACAACGTTGCCTTGGCGGAATGCATCACCCAAGAAATGGGAAAACCCATTCAGCAATCATTTGCAGAAGTGGAGAAGTGTGCCTGGGTCTGCGACTATTTTGCAAAATATGGTCAACAGCACCTATCTGATGAAACGATCGAACTGGATCACAAGAATGCAATCGTAACAGCACAACCACTTGGGGTTCTATTTGCAGTAATGCCTTGGAATTTCCCGCTATGGCAAGCATTCAGGGCGATTGCCCCAGCCTTAATGGCAGGAAATACGCTCCTTCTAAAAGGTGCATCCAATGTGCCGGGATGTAGCAGGGCCATTCAAAATATCTTTGACAGCTGCGAAATCCCTAAAGGCGTATTCACGAATATGCCCATTCGATCAACGGATGCAGAACTGGTGATTTCCCATCCAAAAGTACGAGCAGTCACCCTGACAGGGAGTGAAGAGGCTGGTCGAGCTGTGGCATCGATTGCAGGCGCCAATCTAAAAAAATGTGTTTTAGAGCTAGGGGGTCAAGACCCCTACCTAATCCTTCACGATGCAGATCTTGATTTGGCAGCAGATCGTTGTGCAGCAAGTCGGATGCTTTGCTCCGGACAAGTTTGCATTGCAGCAAAACGA
The Synechococcus sp. CC9311 DNA segment above includes these coding regions:
- a CDS encoding NAD(P)-binding protein, producing the protein MTLLGDSQHLDVDLAVIGAGLGGTGLAAALRQRGFDGSILLLEAGRGPGGRAATRRRRDDLLWRLDHGAPCFSFSQPPQGSLAELWNPLLDQGIVQPDLGLVVGLSETGCLVDPPQHPLLQGPRFRGVPTMSSVPEAFLRAAGSKTQGAFGERISSLRRENGWWCFSGRRRARSLVVTGNLLAHPRSLAMLGWPDVPLRSAVPLYVDPLLDAALAQISEMDASVRWNLMLELPRCTDHLPRQIWLTSDAQERFGIERIVLHRQRDRRLGLVAHGKDDGSPITPASQPGLLLEQESRQRKALTQLLRPWPELAQALPLARSLGVMRWGASQPLDYPLPKSLQWCELSSVGFCGDWIAGPGFGMAEGALQSAADLADQLV
- a CDS encoding bestrophin family ion channel produces the protein MLVKRKGGRTMSKRIFKNAMPIKSGPYGDPPRTARRDYFVVLLLLLWRMRYDLLLLAAIGTLILTETVPTNWQQSGSLVSIMGITVSIFIGFRNTQAIGRWWEARQLWGKIVNQSRNWTDTLASLLPEEELMSTQGRNLVRYQVAMVWQLNFQLRNFYHHDLRCFQDYLLENLGMKPSTTLRQLGQARAVAVRELYENKKINARGREQLMNIANATVDAIGGLERIRNTPLPASYDVFVRMLSWIFGFQLLLNFKMDGTSFVGSITGILLFLGFLMAERIGAYVEGPFDEDGSTFALPLNAICLTISRDLLGNESDSCLHHFSKDPVRWT
- a CDS encoding NAD-dependent succinate-semialdehyde dehydrogenase codes for the protein MSPPLFQRSCSLDIEVKIEITSHHCEKYPRQRKMTETTGLQAINPATGAIIATYPLMHQEEIIQAIEQAHSGFKQWKHSAFSERSKALTHASQALKANNVALAECITQEMGKPIQQSFAEVEKCAWVCDYFAKYGQQHLSDETIELDHKNAIVTAQPLGVLFAVMPWNFPLWQAFRAIAPALMAGNTLLLKGASNVPGCSRAIQNIFDSCEIPKGVFTNMPIRSTDAELVISHPKVRAVTLTGSEEAGRAVASIAGANLKKCVLELGGQDPYLILHDADLDLAADRCAASRMLCSGQVCIAAKRLIVVNDIYDQFFDLLQEKLNSYVMGDPMNPAFNIGPLARLDLRQQVHQQVKKSIEQGAILRKGGVLPEQQGWWYPITILEDVKPGMPAFDDEIFGPVLSLVRAEHDDHAIELASETRFGLGAAIFSANTANAQRIAIENIEAGCIAINDFVRSDPRVPFGGIKDSGYGRELGKLGIHEFINSKSIV